The sequence GGTCCTGCTCGCCGAACGCGAGGAGAGCCGGAGTCTCCGCGAGCGGCTGTTCGGACGACAGACCGACAGCCGCGAGCCGGTCGATCGGTAAGCGGCGACCCCCGCGGTCATATCGAACTTTTATCAAGTCGTGCCGAGAGGAGGCGAAACGAATGGAGTACAACGAGACCTCGCTGTGGATGAGTCGTCTCGTCGAGCGGGGGCGAGACTACGTCGGCCACCCCTTCGCCGCCGCCCTCTGTACGATGGGCTGGATCCCCGTGGTCACCACTCTCGTCGCCGTGGACCCCGCCGAGGCGTCGCTGACGTTTCTCGTCGGCCAGGCGCTCGCGTGCCTGATGGTCGTGAGCGGGCCGTACGACGTGTGGTACTACGACGAACGGCTGCTGCCCCAGTTTTTCGACGACATCGAACTCATCACCGCCGCCGCCGACAGGGAGACGCTGCAGGACCTGGCGAACCGATACGACCGATTCTACTCGCGATACTGGTGGGCGAGCGCGCTGGTGTGGGTCGTCCTCGTCCTCTTGGTGTTCGCCATCGGCCAGAGCTACTTCGAATCGCAGGGCATCACCGCCCCCGTCGAGCGGGCGGCCTACCTCGTCTTCTTCTGTTACTGGCTGTTGATCGCGGGACTTCGGTCACACGGCGGGTTGATCACCGTGCTCGTGATCCGATCCTTCGCGGAGCGGGTCGAACTGGATATCGATCCGCTCCATCCCGACGGTCTCGGGGGACTCAGCACCGTCGGCACCTTCGCCATCCGCATGACGCTCATCATCTCGCTCGGATCGCTCGCGCTCCCGCTCTCCTTTCAGATCGCGAACCACATCCAGTACGGGAGCGTGGTGTACGCCGGCGTCGCGCTCTTCATCCTGCTCGTGGCGCTCAACTTCTTCTATCCCACGTACAAGGTAAATCGGCGGGCACAGGAGCTCCGAGAGCGAATGCTCGATTCCCACCGCGAGCGGATCCGGAAGCTGGAACGGCGACTCACCCTGCTCCACAGCGACGACGACCTACCCGACGACGAACTCGCCGCCGAAGACGACGCGTTGCTGGAGATGGAGATTCGCCGTGCCCGCCGGGAGTTCGAGGATTACCAGAGCGTCCACCTCTACCCGCTCTCGATCGGTATCATCACCCGTCTCGTCAGTTCGATCCTGCTGCCCATCTTCTTCATCATATTCGAACTCGTCATCACGGGATCGCTGTGAGGCTACAGCCCCCGAACGACATCGACGGCACCGACCGTTTCGGCGCCCATCCAGAGGAGGAAAAGCGCATAGAGGCCGAGGAGCGCGTACGCCTCGACGCTCGTGAGTTCGAGGTCGGTGCGGGTGACGACGACGAACACGAGCGTCGCGAAGGCCAGGAAGGACATCATCGGGATGGCGACGAGGAAGTCGATGGTGGCCGCGCCGCCGAGCAGGACGCCAACGGGGATGGCGACCAGCAGGTTGAACGTGTTACTGCCGAGGACGTTCGTGAGGCTCGTGACGTCCTCGTCGCTCTGCGCGGCGCGAACGCTGACGAACGCGTCCGGGAGACTGGTCGCGGCGGCGATGACCGTCAGCCCCCAGAGGAACGTCGACGTGCCGAAGAAGTCACCGAACGTGAGCGCCGCCCGGACGATACCTTCGACGCCGACGGCAATGAGGAGGAGTGCAACGACCAGCCGCCCCCACTGCCAGAGCGGGTCGATATCGACGCTCGGAGCGACGTGCTCCTGGGTGTCCTGATAGTGGAGGAAGACGTAGACGCCGTAAGTCGCCAGCGGGAGGAGCGCGAGCGTCGGCGTGAGGATGGCCGCCTCGTTCGTCCCGCCGGGGACGTACGTCGCGCCGAGCGCGAACGTGATGAAGAGGACGAGCACGCTGATGATGTAAAACTGGGCGTCCTTGTGGACGATGTCGCGGGTGGATTCGAGTTCCTCGACGACGAGCGCGGAGAGGGCGGGGATCACGAGGAGGTTGAAGATGGCGCTCCCGACGATGGTGCCGACGCCGAGCGAAAACTCGCCGTGGAGGAGCGTACTGATGACGACGGAGCTGAGTTCGGGGAAACTGGAACCGACGGCGACGACGACGGCACCGTGAACGGCGGCCGGGAGTCCGTAATGCCGGCTGAGCCGGCTGGCCGCGTCTTCGAGCCGTTCGCTTCCGAACCAGATGACGCCCGTCGAAACGACCGCGAGCACGGCCGCGGCAGCGAGTCCGAACACGTCCCGACACACTGCACGCGTGAACAAAGACGTACTCCTTGATTCGAACCGGCTAAGTGTCGTGCGGGGGACGTACCGAGCGTGTCTGACCGGTGGCTCTACGCCTGGGGGCTCGCGTCCGTCGGCCTCGGCGGCGCGTCGCTCGTCGTCCCGCTGTACGTCGTCGCGCTCGGCGGCGGGCCGGTGACGCTGGGCGTCCTCGCGGCCGCGGCGGCGTTCGCCGGCGTCCCGGGCGCTCTCGGCGTTGGCTGGCTCGCCGACCGAACCGGACACCGTCGCCGGTATATCCTCGCTGCGATCGGCGCGGTGGCCGTGTCGCTCGCGGTCGTTCCGGCCGTCGAATCGATACCGGTCGTCGTCGCGGTGAACGCCGTTCTCTGGTTCGCCTTCGCGGCGGCCCTGCCCGTCCTCACGCTCCTCGTCGTCGTCGACACCCCCGAATCGGCGTGGAGCGACCGCATCGCCCGTCTCAACCGGATTCAGGGCATCGGCTGGGCGCTGGGCCTGCTGGTCGGGTTCTGTGTCGTCCTCGCCGGAGAAGTGGCGGCGATACCGTCGATAGCCGCCCAGCGCGTGGTCTGTCTCGTCTGTGCGGCGAGCGCGGGCGGAGGTGGCGTCGTCGCGCTCCGGTCGCTTCCGGCCGACGCCGACTCGGAAACCGGCCCGGGACCGAACCGACTCCGGCGGGCGATACGCGGGGCGAGTCGGTTCGGCGTCCGCGGGGCGAGCTTTCCGTTCACGCCGCGAGCCGTCGATCCGCGAAGACTCCACCCTCGGCGGTTCGTCCGGCGGTTCACCCCCGACCTGGCGCTGTTTTTCGTCGCCATCGCCCTCGTGTTCGCCGGCTTCGGCGCCTTCTTCGCGCCGCTGCCCGCCTATCTCGCCGCCGTCGGCTTCGGCGATCAGGCGGTGTTCGGCCTCTATCTCGTCTTGAACGTCGGCGCGGCCGCGTTCTTCGGCGTGTCGGCCCGTCTCACCGCGCGCTACGAGACGATGCTCGTCCACGTCGGCGCGCTCGCCGTCCGTGGCGTCGCGATTCCCGCCGTCGTGGTGACGGGCGGGGCGCTCGCCCCCGCAGCCCTCGTGTTCGCCGCCATCGGCTGTGCGTGGGCGGTCATTGCCGTCACGGCGGGCACGCTCGTCACCCGCCTCTCGCCGGCCGTCGTCCGCGGAGAGGCACTCGGCGTGTACAGCGCGCTCTCGGCAGCGGCGGGCGGCGTCGGCAGCATCGCCGGCGGATGGCTCGCAGCCCGCGCGTATCTCCGGGCGTTCGGCGTCGCGGGCGGCCTCGTTCTCGTCGGGGCGGGTGTCGTCGCCCTGCTCCGGTGGCGGGTTCGACGGCGCGCGGCCGACGACCCGGAGCGGTCCCTTTATTCACTCGACTCGACAGAATGAGCCATGGACACCTGGCAGCGGCGGACGCTCTACTACGTCGTCGTCCTCGGCGGGGTGATGGTCGGCTACGCGACGGTGTACGACGCCGGCATGAGCGCCTTCGAGGGCTCGCCAGTCACGTTCCTCCACGCGCTGCAGGTCGTCGTCGAGACGTTCACGACCACGGGCTTTGGATCCGACGCGCCGTGGACGAGCCCCGAGATGAACGTCCTGGTCATCGTGATGGACCTGACCGGTGTGGTGCTGATCTTCCTGGCGCTGCCGGTGCTCGTCTTCCCGCTGTTCGAGCAGGCCATCTCGACGACCGTTCCGACGAGCGCGAGCGCCGACCTCGACGACCACGTCGTCATCTGTACGCTGACGCCACGGGGTGAGACGCTGGTCTCCGAACTCGACTCGTGGGATGTCGACCACCTGATCCTGGAATCCGACCGTGAACGAGCGAAAGACCACTACGAGGAGGGGTATACGGTGATTCACGCCGATCCGGAGTCGGTCGACGGCCTCGAAGCCGCGCGTCTCTCGTCGGCCCGCTGTCTCGTCGCCGACGCCGCCGACCCCGTGAACACGAGCGTCGTCCTCACCGCGAAGGAAGTCGCGGAGGACGTCCGGACGGTGAGCGTCGTCGACGATCCGGCACGCGAGCAGTATCACCGTCTCGCCGGCGCCGACGACGTGCTCTCCCCCCGGGCGCTGCTCGGCGAGAGCCTCGCGTCGAAGGTGACGACGGGCATCTCGACGGAACTCGGCGAGGCCATCGAGGTGGGAGAGGACTTCGAGGTGGCGGAACTCCCGATCCAGCGGGGCAGCGACCTGGTCGGTCGGACCATCGCCGAGAGCGGTGTCCGGGAACGCGCCGGCGTCAACATCATCGGCGCCTGGTTCGGCGGCGAGTTCGAGAGCCCACCGTCGCCGGCCGCGAC comes from Haloplanus sp. XH21 and encodes:
- a CDS encoding potassium channel family protein → MDTWQRRTLYYVVVLGGVMVGYATVYDAGMSAFEGSPVTFLHALQVVVETFTTTGFGSDAPWTSPEMNVLVIVMDLTGVVLIFLALPVLVFPLFEQAISTTVPTSASADLDDHVVICTLTPRGETLVSELDSWDVDHLILESDRERAKDHYEEGYTVIHADPESVDGLEAARLSSARCLVADAADPVNTSVVLTAKEVAEDVRTVSVVDDPAREQYHRLAGADDVLSPRALLGESLASKVTTGISTELGEAIEVGEDFEVAELPIQRGSDLVGRTIAESGVRERAGVNIIGAWFGGEFESPPSPAATLDSGTVLLVTGRETQLERLKELTTADVRRFRRGRTVVVGHGEVGTTVASALSAAGVAHTVMDLDDDPGVDVVGDATDPEALSRADIEDARSVILAIPDDTLTEFAILVVRDLNPSVEIIARAERTENVPKMYRAGADYVLSLATVSGRMLASAILEDEEVISLDKQVEVIRTRAPGLVGRTLGEADVRARTGCTVVGVERDGDVVTDLGPEFRVREGDVLIIAGTDEGTNRFTQLLSYRDSRNRP
- a CDS encoding sodium:calcium antiporter, whose translation is MFGLAAAAVLAVVSTGVIWFGSERLEDAASRLSRHYGLPAAVHGAVVVAVGSSFPELSSVVISTLLHGEFSLGVGTIVGSAIFNLLVIPALSALVVEELESTRDIVHKDAQFYIISVLVLFITFALGATYVPGGTNEAAILTPTLALLPLATYGVYVFLHYQDTQEHVAPSVDIDPLWQWGRLVVALLLIAVGVEGIVRAALTFGDFFGTSTFLWGLTVIAAATSLPDAFVSVRAAQSDEDVTSLTNVLGSNTFNLLVAIPVGVLLGGAATIDFLVAIPMMSFLAFATLVFVVVTRTDLELTSVEAYALLGLYALFLLWMGAETVGAVDVVRGL
- a CDS encoding MFS transporter codes for the protein MSDRWLYAWGLASVGLGGASLVVPLYVVALGGGPVTLGVLAAAAAFAGVPGALGVGWLADRTGHRRRYILAAIGAVAVSLAVVPAVESIPVVVAVNAVLWFAFAAALPVLTLLVVVDTPESAWSDRIARLNRIQGIGWALGLLVGFCVVLAGEVAAIPSIAAQRVVCLVCAASAGGGGVVALRSLPADADSETGPGPNRLRRAIRGASRFGVRGASFPFTPRAVDPRRLHPRRFVRRFTPDLALFFVAIALVFAGFGAFFAPLPAYLAAVGFGDQAVFGLYLVLNVGAAAFFGVSARLTARYETMLVHVGALAVRGVAIPAVVVTGGALAPAALVFAAIGCAWAVIAVTAGTLVTRLSPAVVRGEALGVYSALSAAAGGVGSIAGGWLAARAYLRAFGVAGGLVLVGAGVVALLRWRVRRRAADDPERSLYSLDSTE